The following coding sequences lie in one Anomaloglossus baeobatrachus isolate aAnoBae1 chromosome 7, aAnoBae1.hap1, whole genome shotgun sequence genomic window:
- the PRR35 gene encoding proline-rich protein 35 codes for MSKDEEAGCKLNSTCKHKERKPKKPHYIPRPWGKPYNYKCFQCPFTCMEKSHLYNHMKYSLCKNSLSLLIESDWPYKKNSFLVPETNLHETHTEGNLEKQEACDSTGVSTKARQVGEKTSSEIQRFLEDDEERQEEEDDDEEEVVGQSRKEKSKNIQSSHTTTNKNETGLKGKRETVSKDGEPEFIITDVFSLDGHCEKDREEQRFVKASRKTSNNLGGSRVDQWKLLTSTLKKAGADTSVGCNGTNIIPCYPPPAYSDYQEHQGLSLLGLNYPLNTNLFSYLNPTMTSGTAQLPFLTSTAQLMHTPHSAHFQTLQNTERSSFLPRFYYPLLFEHAFNTDAKMKPMNQSQPTNTFIGTPKPKTPVDPLKSSLLKSEEGNTTMSWVPGDKLQSQTPVQNKPEGEGKWVPQMVRDIIQHQKEILGTYGVQTSRSNEVSMQKSNIEVSPWEKTSPSRCMKRKPWLDRDGSNEANEQTSSLLEGERAFHNSTRSPITSPDLWNEKSPILEVNTCKRRRPSETSSEKPMVVNASLLIGDLSRTLEEYGKVERKLANLTSDDSGHQKTLGEQLGKIRLELLHIHQALEKASCSPDGPLDLSIKRADDIDKEEPEKFPMSEDSQTPPPLECSPKQVVKVELLPPELVTCYARPTKCEADSSVLLCPDGKVGNTGIAQTHVVHQEEVGGVGYGRSRPQMENI; via the exons ATGTCGAAAGATGAAGAAGCTGGATGTAAGCTGAACTCTACATGTAAACATAAAGAACGGAAGCCCAAAAAACCTCACTATATCCCTAGGCCATGGGGGAAGCCATATAATTACAAGTGTTTTCAGTGCCCCTTTACATGTATGGAGAAGTCACACTTGTACAACCACATGAAATATAGTCTGTGCAAGAACTCGCTGTCACTTCTCATAGAGTCAGATTGGCCCTACAAGAAGAACAGTTTCCTTGTCCCGGAAACAAACCTACATGAAACACATACAGAAGGAAACCTAGAAAAACAAGAGGCTTGTGATTCCACTGGAGTATCCACCAAAGCTAGACAGGTTGGTGAGAAGACTTCTTCTGAAATTCAGAGATTCCTAGAAGATGATGAGGAAAGACaagaagaagaagatgatgatgaagaagaAGTGGTAGGCCAAAGtcgtaaggagaaaagcaagaacatCCAGTCTTCACATACAACCACCAACAAGAATGAGACTGGGCTAAAGGGCAAAAGGGAGACAGTAAGCAAAGACGGAGAACCTGAGTTTATCATCACTGATGTGTTCTCGTTAGATGGGCACTGTGAGAAGGACAGAGAGGAACAAAGATTTGTCAAGGCTTCTCGAAAAACTTCAAACAATCTTGGAGGATCTCGGGTGGATCAATGGAAGCTATTGACAAGCACGCTTAAGAAAGCTGGAGCAGACACGTCAGTTGGGTGCAATGGAACCAACATCATTCCTTGTTACCCACCTCCAGCGTATTCTGATTATCAAGAACATCAAGGTCTTTCACTTTTGGGTCTTAACTATCCATTAAACACCAACCTGTTCTCATATTTGAACCCCACCATGACTAGCGGTACAGCCCAGCTCCCTTTTCTGACTTCCACAGCTCAACTGATGCATACTCCACACTCCGCTCACTTCCAGACTTTACAAAACACAGAAAGATCATCATTCCTTCCTAGGTTCTATTATCCTTTGCTGTTTGAGCATGCGTTTAACACTGATGCCAAAATGAAGCCAATGAACCAAAGTCAACCAACAAACACATTTATTGGTACTCCAAAGCCAAAGACACCTGTGGACCCTTTAAAGTCTTCATTACTCAAATCAGAAGAAGGGAACACTACCATGTCTTGGGTGCCTGGTGATAAGCTACAGAGTCAAACCCCGGTTCAAAATAAACCAGAAGGTGAAGGAAAATGGGTTCCCCAGATGGTAAGAGACATAATTCAACATCAGAAGGAAATTTTAGGAACTTATGGAGTACAAACATCCAGAAGTAATGAAGTCTCTATGCAGAAAAGTAACATCGAGGTGTCTCCTTGGGAGAAAACAAGTCCTTCAAGATGCATGAAGAGAAAGCCTTGGTTGGACAGAGATGGATCCAATGAAGCGAATGAACAGACATCATCTTTGTTGGAAGGCGAAAGAGCTTTCCATAACAG CACTCGTTCTCCCATCACATCTCCTGATCTGTGGAATGAGAAGAGCCCCATTTTAGAAGTGAACACTTGCAAGAGGAGAAGGCCATCTGAAACCTCCAGTGAAAAGCCGATGGTTGTCAATGCATCTCTTCTCATTGGGGACCTTTCAAGAACGCTGGAGGAATATGGAAAAGTGGAAAGGAAGTTAGCAAACCTGACGTCCGACGACAGTGGTCATCAGAAGACTCTGGGAGAGCAACTTGGTAAGATACGACTAGAACTTCTTCATATCCACCAGGCTCTAGAGAAGGCTTCGTGCTCACCCGACGGGCCATTAGACCTCTCTATAAAGAGGGCAGATGACATTGATAAAGAAGAGCCAGAAAAGTTTCCAATGAGTGAAGATTCCCAAACACCACCACCCCTTGAATGTTCACCCAAACAGGTGGTGAAAGTTGAACTGTTGCCCCCAGAGTTGGTGACTTGCTATGCTCGTCCCACAAAGTGTGAAGCAGACTCGAGCGTGCTACTGTGCCCGGATGGAAAAGT